One Rossellomorea aquimaris DNA window includes the following coding sequences:
- a CDS encoding glycosyltransferase family 4 protein, with protein sequence MKIMVISPKNKTLFNFRGDLIKNIISRGHEVIAIGPNKEYIDEVLELGVKFIEVPFSKDNTSIIGDLKYYNKLKNVIKAESPDLVFSYTIKPVIYGSLAAKKSGVKKIYPMVTGLGRVYASNSVKAKLLRNVTGLLYKQAFKGCNKIIFQNNDDLERFVHLEYLPQDKAVRVNGSGVNMVKFKATDLPEEPIFLMIARIIKEKGVFEFAEAARRVKKEYPQARFILVGGYDNSLGAIRPKDLEPFITDGSIEFPGETKDVVPFITKSKIFVLPTYYREGLPRTILEAMAMGRPILTTDWPGCRDAVSNEVNGFLVEPKNTNSLVDKMIYMIENPQKVKHMSKNSMKFCEEKYDVNKVNQHMLEIMDIR encoded by the coding sequence ATGAAAATAATGGTGATATCCCCCAAAAATAAAACACTATTTAATTTCAGAGGAGATCTTATAAAGAATATTATTTCAAGAGGCCACGAAGTAATAGCTATTGGTCCAAATAAAGAATATATAGATGAGGTATTAGAACTTGGTGTGAAATTTATTGAGGTTCCATTTTCAAAGGATAATACAAGTATTATTGGGGATTTGAAATACTATAACAAGCTTAAGAACGTAATAAAAGCAGAAAGTCCTGATTTAGTCTTTAGTTACACTATTAAACCTGTTATTTATGGTAGTTTGGCTGCTAAAAAGTCTGGGGTTAAGAAAATATATCCAATGGTTACTGGTTTAGGACGTGTATATGCATCTAATAGTGTTAAGGCAAAATTACTAAGAAATGTTACAGGATTACTTTATAAACAAGCATTTAAAGGTTGTAACAAGATTATTTTTCAAAATAATGATGATTTAGAACGCTTTGTTCACTTGGAATACTTACCACAAGATAAAGCAGTCCGTGTTAATGGCTCAGGGGTAAATATGGTAAAGTTTAAAGCTACTGACTTACCCGAAGAACCTATATTTTTAATGATTGCTAGAATTATTAAAGAAAAAGGTGTATTTGAGTTTGCAGAAGCGGCTAGGAGAGTTAAAAAAGAGTATCCACAAGCACGCTTTATTTTAGTTGGAGGCTACGATAACTCTCTTGGAGCTATTAGACCCAAGGACTTAGAACCATTTATAACGGACGGATCTATTGAATTTCCAGGGGAAACAAAAGATGTTGTTCCGTTTATAACCAAGTCAAAAATATTTGTATTGCCAACGTATTATCGAGAAGGACTACCAAGGACTATTTTAGAGGCAATGGCAATGGGGCGCCCGATTTTAACAACTGATTGGCCAGGTTGCCGAGATGCTGTAAGTAATGAAGTTAATGGATTTTTAGTGGAACCTAAAAATACCAACAGTCTAGTAGATAAGATGATATATATGATTGAAAATCCTCAAAAGGTCAAACATATGTCAAAGAATAGTATGAAATTTTGTGAAGAAAAATACGATGTAAATAAAGTTAATCAACATATGCTAGAGATTATGGATATCAGATGA
- a CDS encoding NAD(P)-dependent oxidoreductase, whose amino-acid sequence MKLLLTGAFNYNKEQLNTLQSLGYEILFIQDERLPLQVDVSDIDAVVCNSLFLYNDIKKFKSLKYIQLTSAGVDRVPLDYIKEQRIKLYNAKDVYSIPMAEWVVLKVLEIYKKSLQFYKSQSEHNWEKRRNLFELTDKNVAIIGFGSVGREVAKRLKAFGVNIFGVSRSVINSGIVNEYYNIAKIEEVLSKSDIVVFTIPHTSETNHLVDANKIAKMKDNCVLVNVSRGGIIDEDALITALLNDKFLGVALDVFEEEPLSKNNPLWDIERVIVTPHNSFVSDKVEERLFKLTLKNLRSSKV is encoded by the coding sequence ATGAAACTATTACTTACTGGGGCATTTAATTATAATAAAGAACAACTAAATACCTTACAATCACTTGGTTATGAAATTTTATTTATTCAGGATGAGAGGCTACCTTTACAAGTTGATGTTTCAGATATTGATGCTGTAGTTTGTAATAGTCTATTCCTATATAATGACATTAAAAAATTTAAGAGCCTTAAATATATACAACTTACTAGTGCCGGAGTGGATAGGGTACCCCTAGATTATATAAAAGAACAAAGAATAAAACTTTATAACGCCAAAGATGTATATAGTATTCCAATGGCTGAATGGGTTGTCCTAAAGGTTCTAGAAATTTATAAAAAGAGTCTGCAATTTTATAAATCACAGTCTGAACATAACTGGGAAAAACGACGTAACCTGTTTGAGTTAACAGATAAGAACGTGGCTATCATCGGTTTTGGTAGCGTAGGAAGAGAAGTCGCTAAACGTTTGAAGGCGTTTGGAGTAAATATTTTTGGTGTTAGTAGGAGTGTTATTAATTCAGGGATAGTTAATGAATACTATAATATTGCAAAAATTGAAGAGGTATTAAGTAAAAGTGATATTGTTGTCTTTACAATTCCTCATACAAGTGAAACAAATCATTTGGTAGATGCTAATAAAATTGCAAAGATGAAAGACAATTGTGTGCTTGTAAATGTATCTCGAGGCGGAATCATAGATGAAGATGCATTAATAACAGCTCTTCTAAATGATAAGTTTCTTGGAGTCGCCCTTGATGTATTTGAGGAAGAGCCGTTGTCGAAAAATAATCCTTTATGGGATATAGAAAGGGTTATTGTTACACCTCATAATTCATTTGTTTCAGATAAGGTTGAGGAGAGGTTGTTTAAGTTAACTTTAAAAAATTTAAGAAGTAGTAAGGTTTAA
- a CDS encoding aldolase/citrate lyase family protein: MALKLMYITNQAAIAKIAENSGVDWIFIDLEINGKDTRQGHLDTVISRHNIEDVKKIKKELTNSELLVRVNPIYEGSKKEIDKVIKDGADIVMLPFFKTKEEVELFVHYVNDRAKVCLLWETSEAVENIDYILTVRGIDYIHIGLNDLHLSYNMKFMFELLANGTVEMLCKKFEARGILYGFGGIAQLGQGTLPAENIIAEHYRLSSNMAILSRSFCDTKKNSDTGMVEEIFKFGINQIRDFEDQLKRKEKGFFVENQKFVKDKVIEIVYTNTK; the protein is encoded by the coding sequence ATGGCTTTAAAGTTGATGTACATTACAAATCAAGCGGCAATTGCCAAGATAGCGGAAAATAGTGGGGTAGATTGGATTTTTATTGACCTTGAGATTAATGGAAAAGACACACGGCAAGGCCATTTAGATACAGTCATATCCAGACATAATATAGAAGATGTAAAAAAAATAAAAAAGGAACTAACCAATTCTGAATTGCTAGTTCGAGTAAATCCGATATATGAAGGGTCAAAAAAAGAGATAGATAAAGTGATCAAAGATGGAGCAGACATTGTAATGCTCCCATTTTTTAAAACTAAAGAGGAAGTTGAGCTTTTTGTCCATTATGTAAATGATAGAGCAAAAGTTTGTCTTTTGTGGGAAACCTCGGAGGCGGTAGAAAATATAGACTATATTTTAACTGTTCGAGGTATTGACTATATTCATATCGGATTAAATGATCTACACCTTAGCTATAATATGAAATTTATGTTTGAACTTTTAGCAAATGGTACTGTTGAAATGCTATGTAAAAAGTTTGAAGCTAGAGGAATCCTGTATGGTTTTGGTGGGATAGCACAACTCGGACAAGGAACTCTTCCTGCAGAGAACATTATTGCGGAGCATTATCGTTTAAGTTCTAACATGGCAATTTTATCTAGAAGTTTTTGTGATACTAAAAAAAATAGTGATACTGGAATGGTAGAAGAGATTTTTAAATTCGGAATTAATCAGATAAGAGACTTTGAAGATCAATTAAAGAGGAAAGAAAAAGGTTTTTTTGTAGAAAACCAAAAGTTTGTTAAGGATAAAGTGATAGAGATTGTATATACCAATACGAAATAA
- a CDS encoding sugar transferase, with protein MIYKMVKRLFDIVLSLVGLTILSPILLIVAIGIKLESKGPVIFQQERLGLNGKVFKIFKFRSMCVGAEKSGVYETKGDARVTKVGKFIRKTSIDEFPQFVNIIKGDMSIIGPRPTLTYHPWPIEEYTELQKKRFNVRPGVTGWAQVNGRKEVPWDKRIEYDVEYVKNLSFGFDLKIFFRTIIKVLAMQDNVNIGETAKKATGKEQESEVAATIEERRNN; from the coding sequence ATGATTTATAAAATGGTTAAGAGGTTATTTGATATAGTTTTATCTCTTGTTGGACTGACAATCCTTTCCCCAATTTTGTTAATAGTGGCTATCGGTATTAAATTGGAGTCGAAAGGGCCAGTAATTTTTCAGCAAGAACGCCTTGGATTAAATGGAAAAGTATTTAAAATATTTAAGTTTCGATCAATGTGCGTAGGGGCAGAAAAAAGTGGAGTATACGAAACAAAAGGTGATGCTAGGGTTACGAAAGTTGGTAAATTCATCCGAAAAACAAGTATCGATGAATTCCCGCAGTTTGTAAACATTATTAAAGGCGATATGTCGATTATTGGACCTCGACCTACTTTAACATATCATCCTTGGCCAATTGAAGAATATACAGAGTTACAAAAAAAGAGATTCAATGTTAGACCAGGTGTAACAGGATGGGCACAAGTAAACGGACGGAAAGAGGTTCCTTGGGATAAAAGGATTGAGTATGATGTTGAATATGTTAAGAACCTTTCATTTGGTTTTGATTTAAAGATATTTTTCAGAACAATAATTAAGGTTTTAGCAATGCAGGATAATGTCAATATTGGTGAAACTGCTAAGAAGGCAACAGGCAAAGAACAGGAATCTGAGGTAGCAGCAACCATTGAAGAAAGAAGGAATAACTAA
- a CDS encoding type II secretion system protein has protein sequence MKTCRLMKNQSGFALVELLAVVVILGIVFSIVVLSLGGTKERAEADVCAANRVELEKQYGGHLALEDVEHSDVGFTSFLNEFDSEVCPVGGVVTYTDESIVCSVHGEEVDEEEDSGDDGGVPFL, from the coding sequence ATGAAGACATGTAGGCTTATGAAAAACCAGAGTGGCTTTGCTCTTGTAGAGTTATTAGCAGTCGTTGTGATACTTGGGATTGTTTTTTCGATCGTTGTGCTTTCTTTGGGTGGTACTAAGGAGAGAGCGGAGGCGGATGTATGTGCTGCTAATCGGGTGGAGTTGGAGAAGCAGTATGGAGGGCATTTGGCTTTGGAGGATGTTGAACATAGTGATGTGGGATTTACTTCATTCTTGAATGAGTTTGATTCTGAGGTTTGTCCGGTTGGTGGTGTGGTTACGTACACTGATGAATCTATTGTTTGTAGTGTTCATGGTGAGGAAGTTGATGAGGAAGAGGATTCTGGGGATGATGGTGGGGTTCCTTTTTTGTGA
- the galU gene encoding UTP--glucose-1-phosphate uridylyltransferase GalU yields the protein MQKVRKAIIPAAGLGTRFLPATKAQPKEMLPIVDKPTIQYIIEEAVASGIEDIIIVTGRGKRAIEDHFDKSYELEETLAKKGKYEQLEEVQGISKLANIHYIRQKEPLGLGHAISCASRFIGDEPFAVLLGDDIVHSPEKPCLKQLIDVYERYNSSVIGVQEVPEQEVSKYGVISINQSGMDNGVFHINDLVEKPKVEDAPSNYAIMGRYVLRPEIFDILENLKPGAGNEIQLTDAIKRLNEMQMVVGFEFDGERHDVGDKFGFIKATLDFALEREDLKGQVMEYLESLVVGEKVEG from the coding sequence ATGCAAAAAGTGAGAAAAGCGATTATTCCTGCGGCGGGACTCGGAACACGTTTCTTGCCTGCAACGAAAGCCCAGCCGAAGGAAATGCTGCCGATCGTGGACAAGCCTACGATTCAATATATCATCGAGGAAGCAGTCGCTTCTGGTATTGAAGATATTATCATTGTGACGGGTCGAGGGAAGAGAGCGATTGAGGATCATTTTGATAAGTCTTATGAGCTTGAAGAGACGCTTGCGAAAAAGGGGAAGTATGAGCAGCTGGAAGAAGTGCAGGGGATTTCGAAGCTGGCTAATATTCATTATATCCGTCAGAAGGAACCTCTTGGTTTGGGGCATGCGATTTCGTGTGCGAGCCGGTTTATTGGGGATGAGCCTTTTGCGGTGTTGCTTGGGGATGATATTGTTCATTCTCCTGAGAAGCCTTGTTTGAAGCAGTTGATTGATGTTTATGAGCGGTATAATTCTTCTGTTATTGGGGTGCAGGAGGTTCCGGAGCAGGAAGTTTCTAAGTACGGGGTTATTTCCATCAATCAGAGTGGGATGGATAATGGTGTTTTCCATATTAATGATTTGGTTGAGAAGCCAAAGGTGGAAGACGCGCCGTCTAATTATGCGATTATGGGGCGTTATGTGTTGCGGCCTGAAATTTTTGATATCTTGGAAAACCTTAAACCTGGTGCAGGGAATGAAATCCAGCTTACGGATGCGATTAAGAGGTTGAATGAGATGCAGATGGTTGTGGGGTTTGAGTTTGATGGAGAGAGACACGATGTAGGGGATAAGTTTGGGTTTATCAAAGCTACTTTGGATTTTGCGCTTGAGCGTGAGGATTTGAAGGGGCAGGTTATGGAGTATTTGGAAAGTTTGGTTGTTGGGGAGAAGGTTGAGGGGTAG
- a CDS encoding nucleoside-diphosphate sugar epimerase/dehydratase — translation MSYTKRVSMLMLLDSIIVLTAIYIGYYILHPTFSWYTLPTLVFSSVALLASHHLFAFVYRLYQKAWEYASVGEMLAIIRAITFSILTTGAIQFIVNGDIYVRVLGVTWMLHIILIGGSRFSWRMYRDYYIKTKQEKKRALIIGAGAAGSMLVRQFMKNHDADILPVGFVDDDPKKQKLQIYDVTVVGRTKDIPKLVEKLNVETIIIAIPSMSKSEIQKVYQECSKTNAKTQIMPMLEDIVSGKVSVNQFRDVQVEDLLGRDPVELDTQTISEKLTGKTILVTGAGGSIGSEICRQVSKFKPKKLLLLGHGENSIYGIDMELKNKYKEEFEIIPIIADIQDRSRIFEVMESHSPDVVYHAAAHKHVPLMEYNPKEAVKNNVIGTKNVAEAADTFGVKTFVLVSSDKAVNPTNVMGSTKRIAEMVIQNLDKESQTNFVAVRFGNVLGSRGSVIPLFKKQIQSGGPVTVTHPDMTRYFMTIPEASRLVMQAGALARGGEIFVLDMGEPVKIVDLAKNLIKLSGYSIEEIGIKYAGIRPGEKMYEELLGENEVHGKAVFPKIFIGKTVEFEYGRVSNLIENHTDFDPQYLSNYVLELANKKEKLLVQNVN, via the coding sequence TTGAGTTATACGAAACGAGTTTCCATGCTGATGCTACTGGATTCCATTATTGTGTTAACAGCTATTTATATCGGTTATTATATTCTTCACCCTACATTCAGCTGGTACACCCTGCCGACACTCGTTTTCAGCTCAGTAGCTTTACTGGCAAGTCATCATCTATTCGCTTTCGTTTACCGTCTTTACCAGAAAGCATGGGAATACGCGAGTGTAGGAGAGATGCTGGCCATCATTCGGGCAATCACCTTCTCAATCCTCACAACGGGAGCCATACAGTTCATTGTGAACGGTGATATATATGTGCGGGTTCTCGGTGTCACGTGGATGCTGCATATCATTCTCATAGGTGGTTCCCGCTTCTCCTGGAGAATGTACAGAGACTACTACATAAAGACGAAACAAGAAAAGAAACGTGCCCTCATCATCGGCGCCGGGGCAGCAGGCTCCATGCTTGTCCGTCAGTTCATGAAGAATCATGATGCTGACATCCTGCCTGTAGGCTTTGTCGATGACGACCCAAAGAAACAAAAGCTTCAAATCTATGATGTCACGGTCGTTGGCAGAACAAAAGACATTCCGAAACTAGTAGAAAAGCTAAACGTAGAAACGATCATCATCGCGATTCCATCCATGAGTAAATCAGAGATTCAAAAAGTGTATCAGGAATGCAGTAAAACCAATGCCAAGACGCAAATCATGCCGATGTTGGAAGATATCGTATCCGGTAAGGTGTCCGTGAACCAGTTCCGCGATGTACAAGTGGAAGACCTACTCGGAAGAGATCCGGTAGAACTGGATACACAGACCATCTCTGAAAAACTGACGGGTAAAACGATTCTTGTCACAGGCGCAGGTGGATCAATCGGATCCGAAATCTGCCGCCAGGTCAGTAAGTTCAAACCCAAGAAGCTTCTATTATTAGGGCATGGGGAAAACTCGATTTACGGGATTGATATGGAGCTAAAGAATAAATACAAAGAAGAGTTTGAAATCATTCCGATCATTGCAGACATACAAGATCGCTCACGTATCTTTGAAGTGATGGAGAGTCACTCACCTGATGTGGTGTATCATGCCGCGGCTCATAAACATGTGCCGTTAATGGAATACAATCCGAAAGAAGCAGTGAAGAACAATGTCATCGGTACAAAGAATGTTGCGGAAGCCGCAGACACATTTGGAGTGAAAACATTCGTGCTTGTTTCTTCAGATAAGGCAGTGAACCCGACAAACGTAATGGGGTCTACGAAGAGAATCGCTGAAATGGTGATTCAGAATCTGGATAAAGAAAGCCAAACAAATTTTGTTGCGGTCCGTTTCGGTAACGTGCTTGGAAGCCGTGGAAGTGTTATTCCATTATTCAAGAAGCAAATTCAATCAGGTGGTCCGGTTACGGTTACCCATCCTGATATGACGAGATACTTTATGACGATTCCGGAAGCATCCCGTTTGGTTATGCAGGCAGGTGCTTTGGCTCGTGGTGGAGAGATCTTCGTACTGGATATGGGTGAACCAGTCAAAATCGTGGATCTGGCGAAAAATCTAATTAAACTATCCGGTTATTCAATAGAAGAAATCGGGATTAAATATGCTGGGATTCGTCCTGGTGAGAAGATGTATGAGGAATTATTGGGTGAGAATGAGGTTCATGGGAAGGCTGTGTTTCCTAAGATTTTTATTGGGAAGACGGTGGAGTTTGAGTATGGGAGAGTATCGAACTTGATTGAGAACCATACGGACTTTGATCCTCAGTATTTATCTAATTATGTATTAGAGTTAGCGAATAAGAAAGAAAAGCTATTAGTTCAGAACGTAAACTAA
- a CDS encoding CpsB/CapC family capsule biosynthesis tyrosine phosphatase: MIDIHSHILPGVDDGARTMQDSVDMAKQAVSEGVHTIIATPHHMNGKYENEKVDILHRVDELNDHLRQEKIDLTVLPGQECRIYGEMIEDYHSGKLLPLNRVSPYIFVEFPSSSVPRYTDKLFYELQNEGLIPIIVHPERNAELIERPDKLYNLVKNGAATQLTASSLTGYFGKNIQKFSQQLIEANLTHFIASDAHNIHNRSFKMEEAMDTLEKKYGIDMIYYFTENAELLVEGKNIYKEIPEKIKKRKFLGIF, encoded by the coding sequence ATGATCGATATACATAGTCACATCTTACCTGGAGTGGACGACGGAGCCCGAACCATGCAGGATAGTGTCGATATGGCCAAGCAGGCGGTGTCGGAAGGTGTTCACACGATCATCGCGACTCCTCATCATATGAACGGCAAGTACGAGAATGAGAAAGTGGATATTCTCCATAGAGTAGATGAACTGAATGATCATTTGCGACAAGAGAAGATTGATTTAACCGTACTGCCAGGTCAGGAATGCAGAATTTACGGAGAGATGATTGAAGACTACCATAGTGGAAAGCTTTTACCATTAAACCGAGTTTCCCCATACATATTTGTTGAATTCCCTTCGAGTTCAGTACCGAGATATACAGACAAACTATTCTACGAGTTGCAAAATGAAGGGCTGATCCCCATCATCGTTCATCCCGAACGAAACGCAGAACTTATCGAACGGCCGGATAAACTATACAACCTCGTCAAAAACGGCGCAGCTACACAACTGACAGCATCCAGCCTGACAGGCTATTTCGGCAAGAACATCCAGAAATTCTCACAACAATTGATAGAAGCCAACCTGACACACTTCATTGCATCAGACGCACACAACATACATAATCGCTCCTTCAAGATGGAAGAAGCCATGGATACCCTGGAGAAAAAGTATGGAATAGACATGATCTATTACTTTACAGAAAATGCAGAGTTGTTGGTTGAAGGAAAGAACATCTATAAAGAAATCCCAGAGAAGATAAAAAAGAGAAAATTCCTGGGCATTTTTTAA
- a CDS encoding CpsD/CapB family tyrosine-protein kinase → MKTKRKLVTITAPKSPISEQYKTIRTNINFSSVDQEMRSIMVTSSGPGEGKSTTAANMAVVFAQQGKTVLLVDADMRKPTAHYTFNVQNTFGLTTVLTRQKTLREVIHQTEVDHLDLLTCGPVPPNPAELLSSRSMEEFLVDVYADYDMVIFDTPPILAVTDAQVLANQCHGTILVVSSGTTEIESGQKAKELLQTAKGKLLGVILNNREIKDTNYYYYYGKR, encoded by the coding sequence ATGAAGACGAAGCGTAAGCTGGTTACGATTACAGCCCCTAAGTCTCCCATTTCTGAGCAATATAAAACGATCCGTACGAATATCAACTTTTCATCCGTTGATCAGGAAATGAGATCCATCATGGTGACATCATCCGGTCCCGGGGAAGGAAAATCCACGACAGCGGCGAATATGGCCGTCGTGTTTGCACAGCAAGGAAAGACTGTACTTCTTGTGGATGCGGATATGCGTAAACCGACCGCTCATTATACGTTTAATGTACAGAATACATTCGGATTGACGACAGTGTTAACAAGACAAAAAACGTTAAGAGAAGTGATCCACCAAACGGAAGTCGATCATCTGGATCTGTTGACATGCGGACCGGTTCCACCCAATCCGGCTGAACTTCTAAGTTCACGTTCCATGGAAGAATTCCTTGTTGACGTCTATGCCGATTACGACATGGTGATTTTCGACACACCTCCAATCCTGGCGGTGACGGATGCGCAGGTACTAGCCAACCAATGTCACGGAACGATCCTGGTCGTCAGTTCTGGTACAACGGAGATTGAAAGTGGACAAAAAGCGAAAGAGCTTCTTCAAACGGCAAAAGGAAAGCTGCTGGGTGTCATCCTGAACAATCGAGAGATCAAAGATACAAACTATTATTACTATTATGGTAAAAGATAA
- a CDS encoding YveK family protein, with protein sequence MEETISLRELMETLRKRMSLIILITLTAILVSGAVSFFLLTPIYQSSTQLLVNQAKSDQPAYNPGEIQTNLQLINTYNVIIKSPAILEKVSSDLNLDLNASQLNQKITVGSEAESQVINLSVTDTDPQKAADIANKTAEVFQTEITKIMNVDNVSILAKAEVGEKQSPIKPKPLLNIAIATVVGLMIGVGLAFLFEFLDNTIKTEQEVEKLLGLPVLGSIARIEDQKEDRKGNNRSDRPSRERGERVG encoded by the coding sequence ATGGAAGAAACAATCAGTTTGCGCGAGTTGATGGAGACACTGCGAAAGCGCATGAGTTTAATTATTTTAATTACCCTGACAGCGATCTTGGTGAGCGGAGCGGTCAGTTTTTTTCTTTTGACTCCGATTTATCAATCATCTACTCAGCTGCTGGTCAATCAGGCGAAATCGGATCAACCGGCATACAACCCGGGTGAAATCCAAACGAATCTGCAGTTGATCAATACGTATAATGTCATCATTAAAAGTCCTGCCATTCTTGAAAAAGTCTCTTCAGATTTAAACCTGGATTTGAACGCGTCTCAACTCAATCAGAAGATCACGGTTGGCAGTGAAGCGGAATCCCAGGTGATCAACCTTTCCGTTACAGATACAGACCCACAAAAGGCGGCCGATATTGCCAACAAGACGGCAGAAGTCTTTCAAACTGAAATTACAAAGATCATGAACGTAGATAACGTCAGCATCCTGGCAAAAGCCGAGGTAGGAGAAAAACAATCCCCAATCAAGCCAAAGCCATTACTGAACATCGCGATTGCCACAGTGGTCGGATTGATGATCGGTGTGGGCCTTGCCTTCTTATTTGAATTCCTCGACAATACGATCAAAACGGAACAAGAAGTGGAAAAGCTATTAGGACTGCCGGTATTAGGTTCGATTGCAAGAATAGAAGATCAGAAGGAAGACAGGAAAGGAAACAACCGTTCCGATCGACCATCACGTGAAAGAGGTGAGAGAGTTGGGTAA
- a CDS encoding SGNH/GDSL hydrolase family protein yields MKTFSLIILAIGCAAVLFYGNQYWKERTSPSAPESHSANVEGTDIEVEETVDYETLIENWPEEAQASFRKALKEGTPYRLALVGSTALGEGENGWAAQVKDRLESTFDGKLEVEVYAYDTTSIEFVNGEDAEEVLNSDPDLVLLEPFALSDNSNLVGSENNHESIQIFKRKLNEQNEEAVLMLQPTHPIVGATYYPKQIEELQAFAEEQNIPYLDHWTIWPEEDDLSAYLVESQETPNEEGHEVWVKYLIEYFIAD; encoded by the coding sequence ATGAAAACCTTTTCATTAATTATATTAGCCATCGGGTGTGCTGCAGTACTTTTTTACGGGAATCAGTACTGGAAAGAAAGAACTTCACCCTCTGCACCTGAGAGCCATTCAGCGAATGTGGAAGGAACTGATATCGAAGTTGAGGAAACTGTTGACTATGAAACCCTCATAGAGAATTGGCCGGAAGAAGCACAGGCTTCGTTCCGGAAAGCTCTTAAAGAAGGGACTCCTTATCGACTGGCCCTTGTCGGTTCGACTGCACTTGGCGAAGGTGAAAACGGGTGGGCCGCGCAAGTGAAAGATAGACTCGAAAGTACCTTCGATGGAAAACTGGAAGTGGAAGTCTATGCATACGATACCACTTCCATCGAGTTTGTGAACGGAGAGGATGCAGAGGAAGTACTGAACTCCGACCCGGATCTCGTCTTACTGGAACCATTCGCCCTCAGCGATAACTCGAACCTCGTAGGCTCAGAGAACAATCACGAAAGCATCCAAATTTTCAAAAGGAAGTTGAATGAGCAAAATGAGGAAGCCGTCCTGATGCTCCAACCCACACACCCGATTGTCGGAGCCACCTACTATCCGAAGCAAATCGAAGAATTACAAGCCTTTGCCGAAGAACAGAACATCCCCTACCTGGACCATTGGACAATTTGGCCGGAGGAGGATGACTTGTCAGCTTATTTAGTGGAGTCACAGGAAACACCGAATGAGGAAGGTCATGAAGTTTGGGTGAAGTATCTTATTGAATACTTCATTGCTGACTGA
- a CDS encoding LytR family transcriptional regulator, protein MRVDKHKRSKKRKWLKVVGILFLLMLLGGGAYAYSIYHSLNSAVETMHSPIERDVSSKRSKEVTFKDKEPFSVLLLGVDERENDKGRSDSMIVLTVNPDTKSVKMISIPRDTLTDIVGHGTRDKINHAYAFGGVEMAMDTVEGLLDIPIDYYAQINMEGFEDIVNAVGGVTVNNDLNFNYGGYSFEEGKLTLSGKEALAFSRMRYEDPRGDFGRQLRQREVIQGVIREGASVSSLWNFDNIFDALGNNVKTNLKFQEMVDIQKHYKSASKDIEQIQIKTGSGTKIDGIYYYVIPDEELNEIQSTLQEHLEL, encoded by the coding sequence ATGAGAGTTGATAAACATAAAAGAAGTAAAAAACGCAAATGGTTAAAGGTCGTGGGCATTCTCTTTCTTCTGATGCTTCTTGGTGGCGGTGCTTACGCTTATAGTATCTACCACTCTTTAAACAGCGCGGTCGAAACGATGCACAGCCCGATCGAAAGGGATGTCTCTTCGAAACGCTCGAAAGAAGTGACGTTTAAGGATAAAGAACCTTTCTCTGTCCTCTTACTGGGTGTCGATGAGCGGGAAAACGACAAAGGTCGATCCGATTCCATGATCGTACTGACCGTCAACCCTGATACGAAATCCGTGAAGATGATTTCGATCCCACGTGATACATTGACAGACATCGTGGGACATGGAACACGGGATAAAATCAACCACGCCTATGCCTTCGGCGGTGTCGAAATGGCCATGGATACAGTAGAGGGATTACTCGATATTCCCATCGACTACTATGCCCAGATCAACATGGAAGGCTTTGAAGATATCGTCAATGCTGTAGGCGGTGTGACGGTGAACAATGATCTGAATTTCAATTACGGCGGCTATTCCTTTGAAGAGGGTAAGCTGACGCTGAGCGGGAAGGAAGCACTTGCCTTCTCCCGTATGAGATACGAAGATCCCCGTGGCGATTTCGGCCGTCAGCTGAGACAGCGTGAAGTCATCCAGGGCGTCATTCGTGAAGGTGCCAGCGTATCAAGCCTATGGAATTTCGATAATATCTTCGATGCCTTAGGAAACAACGTGAAAACGAACCTGAAGTTTCAAGAAATGGTCGATATCCAGAAGCATTACAAATCTGCCTCTAAGGATATTGAACAGATTCAGATTAAAACAGGTTCCGGTACGAAGATTGACGGGATTTATTATTATGTGATCCCTGATGAAGAATTGAATGAGATTCAGAGTACTCTTCAGGAACATCTGGAATTATAA